TCATTATCAATACATACAATTGATGAAGGTAATAAATAGGTGTTAAGCCATAAATTTTTTCTAGACGAGTTGAAATGaggttgtatatttttatgagagttaaaatgcaattttacaattttaataacttatatctttatattttttaaataattaaatcaaaattttatcattttggagggattaaaatgtgattttacttattattaaattaaaatcttgtaaaTTTAAagggctaaagtgtaatttaattttatagggCTGGGCTTGCCAGCCTCTTGGCATTGCCCCTAGTAATAAAGTATGCACagaacaattaaaatgtaaacattatattaagataaagttttggtttagtgataaaattaatattttattgaattaaataactTCGGTTTAAACTCACTTCATGTAAGTTTTTGGAAAGATTTTCATAGTTTTACTAATCGAGTTGGTGCTCAATTCATTTGTGATATCGATTTAATCAAGAATTTATtgacctttttaaaaaaatttaaaatgaaaatactttcaaataatatattttgttttaattaaaatgaaatttgtcatgtttttctatttgagtTGATAATTTATTCAGTCTTAAGAACAAGTTAAggatatataataatataaatcttaaatttatatataagttttgatttaatatacaataatatacataaattttaatttgatattgtattatataaatataaaataatgttatattaataattgtgttcataatttataagaatttgatcaaataaaattgtgtatataaaattatataaaattaaaattaattttacattaaataataatttatgtataattttaaattaattccgTGGGGGAAGGACTTTCCACATAAGAGAGTACGACGACCGACCAACGCACTAACAGACAAGAAAGAGGGTCTAAAACGTTCGATCACTGAGGCTAATCGTGCGATTGAACTACAGTAATGGCCACTACACAGAACTTGAACAAAAAGCAaccactttttcttttgtttttctcatCATCATCGATTAATCTAACGGTTTCAATAACTTTTGGGGTTTAATCGAATGGTTCAagttcaaacataaaaaaaagtttcttttttCAAACCTCGACTATTTTGTCATTGAAAATCCTTTAGATTCCTTTGGATGACTTTGAATGCAAGTTGCTGCAGAAAAAAAGACTAGAGTGTAGAGGAAACTGCTACGCAGCTGGACTTCGGGATTGTGAACCAGGTGAAGCATTCGATTTTACTTGAATCAGattcttttcttcctttatttattttttatgtttgttctCTCTAAAGATTTTCTGGgcttattttctctattttttatctcatttttgTCAACTTGTTAAAAAATCTAAATCCGGGTCTTCAGTATTTTGATTTGCAAAGCAATTGGAACTTTCAGGTAAGTGATCCTTAGTCATGCATTCCCGGGTTTCAAATCATGAGGcttcaaacaaacaaataggTTGGAAAGGGGAGTTAcggaaaattaaaaagaaaaagaacaagagTGAAGCTAGAGATCAGCAAGTAAAGAAATCTGTTTTGATGATTAGGTTTTTCtctatatgttttaattattttttaagctttttgttgtgcaaaataatagtaaagaaCAAATGTTTTGCAGAAAGAATTTGAGAGTTTCACAGCAGAGAATGGTAAATTGGAGGACCTCATCGAATATTTAATTGCTGGTTACCGGCAAGTTCCTGCAACTGATCTTCAGAAACAAGAAATTTCTGTTGATCTATCATATTCTCATCCAAATTTTGATGTCAAGGTAAATTTATCTTAGCTTTATGAGTTGAAGTTATCATTGTTGCTTTGTATATGGCTATGTCATCTGGATTTGAAATTGAGTGTCGGGTATGAGTACATGCTACTACAAAAAAGctcacattttaaaatttttagcatatatttcatatctaaatatataaatgtccaaatgaaaattttgatttaattatacacataaaattgccaattgagtcttaattcgatTAACATAGTCATTGTTGCCAATACAAGAGAATATGGGTTCGAGtgtgctgaagcgcattatccccctatttatatacttttagcaATTTTATATTGACTTAACTATATATTTTTGCGTATGCAATAAGTAAatgtaaaaattgaaatcagGGAGTTGATATTTGATAACTTTCTCCGAAGCTTTAATCAGAATATGATTAGATGGAGAGTTGAAGGAGAgaaagtgaaataaaaagtaCAGAGACTGATGGCAAAAATTGCCCAGCATACATATGAATTTGAGACAATATGTGATAAATTTGAAActtcctattttattttcaaagggTCAACGggattaaaattaagtaatgcatgtataagaatatatatgattatagTGGTAAAAATAGGATACTAGAAAGAAGCCGTTCTATTTTGCAGGATGAAGGACAAGGGATGAACTCTGACGTTGAAGGAAATGCTGAAGAGGTATGGAAATTGCTTCTAAGCTTTGAGAAATCttgaaaaattatcattttctttgaaaGCATCTTATGTATATGCATAAATTTTACTCTAAATAATCTTGGAGTTCGTATTGTACATTAATAatatagattttttaatttcatgagCAATGTTAAGAATATATTACATATCCCACTTTCTTAATGGCTGTTTTAATATACTCTAACCCTCACTTACCATTCTACCAACTCTGcttgaaaaatctaaaaattttgacaGTGTATCAGATAATTTTCGATAATCTCTCTGCTTGTGAGATAATATCCCGACTCTTTCTTTCCAGCTGGATGGTATAGAACTTGATGACCTAAAGGATGATCTGGTTCCTTCAAAAGTGACAAATCCAGAGAATTCTCTGATTATCCAACCAAACACCATTACCGAGTTTCTTCTGAAAATTGATGAAGATGTTGCAAGCAATGTGGATTTATCTGACTTCACGATTTGCTTCAATGGGGAGCAAAAAACAATTGGAAGATACAGTTTTCCAATATCTTTGGTCCCTACTGTGGAAAGAATCATGAATGCTTATGGTGATGTCTCGGCTTCGAGTCCAATGAACACGAATATTACTGGGAAAATTTATCTGCTTTTCTGTGCAACAATAAAAGAGATGGAAGATCTTGAGCTCCATCAAGTGACCCAGACAAAGATGCTGAAATGGAGGGATGCTATTAAGGATGCTCTCCGCGTCAAGTTCAAGGTGGAGTTTGCAATGTCCCATCTGAAGAAAATTGCTCGAGCTTACTTTGGTGGCATTGGAGAGCAAGTGTTGCTGACCATCAACGAGAAGTTGAATTCCTTGTATAAGGAACGTGCTAAGGCATTGGAGGGTTTCAAGGATTTTCTGGCTAATGCAAAGGACTTTGATGGCCAGTCTGTGAGCACTGGTTTATTCCCTTGACTTGTGCTGCACTTCTAGCTATTTTAGGTGTATTGGATCGTTAGCTTTTGGccgcctttttttttttttttcctttttaatgaTTTGTGTAATTAATGGATGGGATTATACACCTGAGAGGTTAAAGGCTCTCATCTGGGAGTCCAATTGGAGGCATCTCATTGCATCGAGAATGTCGTTTTATGCCTAATCCATTCATAAAACGACATTCTCGATTCGATTTGGTGCCTCTAGTTATGTGAGTCTCAAATGGAGCCAAACTAAAACCTATTTTTGAATCCTAAC
The nucleotide sequence above comes from Gossypium raimondii isolate GPD5lz chromosome 13, ASM2569854v1, whole genome shotgun sequence. Encoded proteins:
- the LOC105783832 gene encoding uncharacterized protein LOC105783832, giving the protein MHSRVSNHEASNKQIGWKGELRKIKKKKNKSEARDQQKEFESFTAENGKLEDLIEYLIAGYRQVPATDLQKQEISVDLSYSHPNFDVKDEGQGMNSDVEGNAEELDGIELDDLKDDLVPSKVTNPENSLIIQPNTITEFLLKIDEDVASNVDLSDFTICFNGEQKTIGRYSFPISLVPTVERIMNAYGDVSASSPMNTNITGKIYLLFCATIKEMEDLELHQVTQTKMLKWRDAIKDALRVKFKVEFAMSHLKKIARAYFGGIGEQVLLTINEKLNSLYKERAKALEGFKDFLANAKDFDGQSVSTGLFP